The following are from one region of the Paenalkalicoccus suaedae genome:
- a CDS encoding ribonucleotide-diphosphate reductase subunit beta: MLITKRKLYEPSEPMKSPSLLNGKASGLLNWNDITYPHMYDLYQALLSNFWKAQEINMQDDIKQWDHLSDNEKDVFLRINTQLASLDSLQTPTMTLVMDYVSDPSFQAILAVIAQQEAVHNESYSYILSSLVSTDEQKRRFEGAKADPLVRKRNAIIVEAYDEFHEKPSVDTLFRLAVQSINLEGIYFYAGFAFFYHLARQQKMLKSSTMISYIQRDEMQHAYFMSQFLQLLMEEHPELKNEAHLDYIYSSIKQATALEQEWARDILKDTGINLDEYERYVEYLANKRCRQLGLQNAFPEIDNPMPWIHVFSDSMMNDTKSDFFEQKARTYAKVTEQNGFDEL, translated from the coding sequence ATGTTAATAACGAAGAGAAAGCTATATGAACCATCAGAACCAATGAAATCGCCGTCCTTACTGAACGGGAAAGCCTCAGGATTATTAAATTGGAATGATATTACGTACCCACATATGTATGATCTGTATCAGGCGCTTTTATCAAATTTTTGGAAGGCGCAAGAAATCAATATGCAAGACGATATTAAGCAGTGGGACCATTTATCAGATAACGAAAAGGATGTGTTCCTTCGAATAAATACCCAGCTAGCGTCACTCGATAGTTTACAAACACCAACGATGACACTCGTGATGGATTATGTATCAGATCCTAGCTTTCAGGCAATCTTAGCTGTTATCGCCCAGCAAGAGGCCGTTCACAACGAATCATATTCATATATATTAAGCTCGTTAGTTTCAACAGACGAGCAGAAGCGCAGATTTGAAGGCGCTAAGGCGGACCCACTCGTTCGCAAGCGAAATGCGATTATCGTAGAAGCCTACGATGAATTTCACGAGAAACCATCTGTTGATACCTTGTTCCGACTTGCAGTTCAGTCAATTAATTTAGAAGGTATTTATTTCTACGCTGGTTTTGCTTTCTTCTATCATTTAGCCAGACAGCAAAAAATGCTGAAATCAAGTACGATGATTAGTTATATTCAGCGTGATGAAATGCAACACGCCTACTTTATGTCGCAATTTTTGCAGCTCCTAATGGAGGAGCATCCGGAATTAAAAAATGAAGCTCATCTGGACTATATTTATTCTTCTATTAAACAAGCAACAGCATTAGAGCAGGAATGGGCTCGTGACATTTTAAAGGATACAGGAATTAATCTAGATGAATATGAGCGCTATGTGGAATATTTAGCGAACAAGCGTTGCCGTCAGCTAGGGCTTCAAAACGCCTTCCCTGAAATAGATAATCCAATGCCGTGGATTCACGTCTTTAGCGATAGCATGATGAATGATACGAAGTCGGATTTCTTCGAGCAAAAGGCTCGTACGTATGCGAAGGTGACAGAGCAAAATGGCTTTGACGAGCTGTAG
- a CDS encoding flavodoxin domain-containing protein codes for MALTSCRIVYTSKTGNTAQLALLLKDSLEKTHVKVVMHDVEKEADRYQQREFTEDAILFGTYSWGNGDIPRAMSEMVSSMQVSKHTVTGIFGTGDRFYPNFCGAVDQLVQLIQPISNLAVTMKVELLPQQHDALTCEKFVHKLHDRAKQALTVSQ; via the coding sequence ATGGCTTTGACGAGCTGTAGGATAGTCTATACGTCAAAGACGGGGAATACGGCACAGCTTGCGCTTCTATTAAAAGATTCTTTAGAGAAGACGCATGTTAAAGTTGTTATGCACGATGTAGAGAAGGAAGCCGACAGGTATCAACAGAGAGAGTTTACGGAGGATGCTATTTTATTTGGCACCTATTCGTGGGGGAATGGAGATATTCCGCGTGCGATGAGCGAGATGGTATCAAGCATGCAGGTTAGTAAGCATACGGTAACGGGAATTTTTGGTACCGGTGATCGGTTTTATCCGAACTTTTGTGGAGCAGTAGATCAACTTGTCCAATTGATCCAGCCGATTTCTAACTTAGCGGTTACCATGAAGGTGGAGCTACTACCTCAGCAGCACGATGCTTTAACGTGTGAAAAATTTGTTCATAAATTGCACGATCGAGCCAAGCAAGCCTTGACTGTCTCCCAGTAA
- a CDS encoding iron-hydroxamate ABC transporter substrate-binding protein encodes MKRLFGLIAASAILLGACGTDDNTENTTNTNTAVEENTADTNTTTNEEAGNEEPANENESNEAANGTVTYESESGPIEVPADPQRVVVLATFAGNAMALDANLVGVDSWAMSNPEYSSYLDGVEAVDETNVESVLELEPDLIIGLSTTENIDQFSQIAPTVTYTYGELDYKEQHIEIGKLLNKEDEAREWVEDYEARAQAAGDSVREEIGEDTTVTVVENFDKQLYIFGDNFARGTEILYQEMELEMPEAVQDVVSEDGFYAISTEVLSEYVGDYLVISQPSDQESEYQQTETYQSIPAVQNGNVIEFPAESGFFNDPITIDLLLGTFEEAFLN; translated from the coding sequence ATGAAAAGACTTTTTGGGTTAATCGCGGCTAGTGCTATTCTTTTAGGAGCTTGTGGCACGGACGATAATACGGAGAATACGACAAATACTAACACTGCTGTTGAAGAAAATACGGCAGATACGAATACAACAACGAACGAAGAAGCAGGTAATGAAGAGCCAGCGAACGAAAACGAATCAAATGAAGCAGCAAACGGCACTGTCACATATGAATCAGAAAGTGGCCCAATCGAAGTACCAGCAGATCCTCAGCGTGTTGTTGTACTAGCAACGTTTGCAGGGAATGCAATGGCACTTGACGCAAACCTAGTCGGGGTAGACTCATGGGCAATGAGCAATCCAGAATATTCTTCTTACTTAGACGGTGTGGAAGCAGTCGATGAGACAAATGTCGAGTCTGTTTTAGAGCTTGAGCCAGACTTAATCATTGGGCTTTCGACGACAGAGAATATTGACCAGTTTTCTCAAATCGCACCGACAGTCACATACACATACGGCGAGCTAGATTATAAAGAGCAGCACATTGAGATTGGCAAGCTCTTAAATAAAGAAGACGAAGCGCGCGAATGGGTAGAGGATTACGAAGCACGCGCTCAGGCTGCTGGAGATTCCGTACGAGAAGAAATCGGAGAAGATACAACAGTCACAGTTGTCGAGAACTTTGATAAGCAACTGTACATCTTTGGCGATAACTTTGCTCGCGGTACAGAAATTCTTTATCAAGAGATGGAGCTAGAAATGCCAGAAGCCGTTCAAGACGTCGTGTCTGAAGATGGATTTTATGCGATCTCTACAGAGGTGCTATCTGAGTACGTTGGAGACTACCTTGTAATCAGTCAGCCATCAGATCAAGAAAGCGAGTATCAGCAAACAGAAACGTATCAGTCGATTCCAGCTGTACAAAATGGAAATGTGATTGAGTTCCCGGCGGAATCAGGATTCTTTAACGATCCAATTACAATCGATCTACTATTAGGTACTTTCGAAGAAGCATTTTTAAACTAA
- a CDS encoding methyl-accepting chemotaxis protein, translated as MEIKRLQEMSDQEILQSLVAAIPLFQAIAKEDFMMDVVTHEKWIAHFPGKSIDVDVQIGQPVPEDDHVMQSALKGIPQAGRPPFEVYQAHFLGKTVPIKNCQGTVIGALGIGYNIDHLIAIEQNLEKTERVLEKVQSYINQIDDSSTDLEKSNNGLDASSRKVSEGVQNIDNVLSVIDKVSSQTNILGLNASIEAARAGEHGRGFGVVADEVRKLAQETVKASERIRKDVTMIKGSVEELIASLEYVTKSVDSNADVVNNFTEVSSELKEIHVGMNDSLTKLLDYSPTA; from the coding sequence ATGGAAATAAAGCGCTTACAAGAAATGTCAGACCAAGAAATATTACAGTCTTTAGTTGCAGCTATCCCTCTTTTCCAAGCAATTGCAAAAGAGGATTTTATGATGGATGTAGTCACTCACGAAAAGTGGATTGCCCACTTCCCAGGTAAATCAATTGATGTAGATGTTCAAATTGGACAACCGGTACCAGAAGACGACCACGTTATGCAGAGCGCTTTAAAAGGCATTCCTCAGGCAGGGAGACCGCCTTTTGAGGTGTATCAAGCACACTTTTTAGGTAAGACGGTGCCAATTAAAAATTGCCAAGGTACGGTGATTGGAGCACTCGGGATCGGTTATAATATTGATCATTTAATTGCAATTGAACAAAATCTCGAAAAAACAGAACGTGTTTTAGAAAAAGTACAATCATATATTAATCAGATTGATGATTCTTCTACAGACTTAGAAAAATCTAATAATGGACTTGATGCCAGCTCTCGTAAAGTTAGTGAAGGCGTTCAAAACATTGATAATGTGCTGAGTGTTATTGACAAGGTTTCGTCACAAACAAATATTTTAGGATTAAACGCATCTATTGAGGCTGCTCGAGCAGGGGAGCATGGCAGAGGATTTGGAGTAGTTGCGGATGAAGTCAGAAAACTTGCGCAAGAGACGGTAAAGGCCTCAGAAAGAATCCGCAAAGACGTTACGATGATCAAAGGTAGCGTAGAGGAGTTAATCGCTTCGCTTGAGTACGTGACGAAGTCGGTCGATTCGAATGCAGATGTTGTAAATAATTTTACTGAGGTTAGTTCAGAGCTGAAAGAAATTCACGTTGGCATGAATGATTCGTTGACGAAGTTACTAGATTATTCCCCGACAGCATAA
- a CDS encoding FecCD family ABC transporter permease: protein MKIGDVASLILALLFLLVTFAASILFGAAQTTWQDAWSALTSPTVTDQALIIREIRLPREIGAVFVGAALAVAGAVMQGITRNPLADPGLLGITAGANVALAFSLAFIPSVGYVGYMFSGWIGAAFGAFLVIGIASTRKGGFKPFRLVLAGAAVTALLVAIAEAIGLVFQITREVSAWTAGGLIGTTWTQLYIIVPTIIVSLIIVLMLARQVTLLSLDEDVATGLGASVTKVKLWLFFFVIILAGSSVALVGNIAFVGLMIPHIVRKLVGTDYRMIIPMSALVGGAFMVGADTLARVMFAPIETPVVAIISVCGLPFFLWVVKTQGREFA from the coding sequence ATGAAGATTGGTGATGTGGCATCTTTAATCCTTGCCCTACTCTTTCTTCTTGTCACGTTTGCGGCATCGATTCTGTTCGGTGCAGCTCAGACGACATGGCAGGATGCATGGAGCGCCCTTACAAGTCCGACTGTAACGGATCAGGCGCTTATCATCCGTGAAATTCGTCTACCAAGGGAAATAGGAGCGGTATTTGTCGGTGCAGCGCTCGCTGTTGCTGGAGCCGTTATGCAAGGTATAACACGTAATCCTCTAGCAGATCCAGGGTTACTTGGCATTACAGCAGGAGCAAACGTAGCACTTGCATTCTCTCTTGCTTTCATTCCCTCAGTAGGATACGTTGGCTACATGTTTAGTGGTTGGATTGGCGCCGCATTCGGCGCCTTTTTAGTGATCGGGATCGCTTCTACTAGAAAGGGTGGCTTCAAGCCATTTCGTCTTGTATTAGCAGGAGCTGCTGTTACTGCGTTATTAGTTGCCATAGCAGAAGCAATCGGTTTAGTATTCCAAATTACCCGAGAGGTTTCCGCTTGGACCGCTGGGGGTCTCATTGGAACGACTTGGACGCAACTTTACATTATTGTACCGACCATTATCGTAAGCTTAATTATCGTTCTTATGCTAGCTCGTCAAGTGACATTACTGAGCTTAGATGAAGACGTTGCAACAGGTCTCGGTGCATCTGTCACAAAAGTGAAGCTGTGGTTATTTTTCTTTGTAATCATACTAGCAGGATCCTCTGTTGCGCTCGTTGGTAACATAGCATTTGTTGGATTAATGATCCCTCATATCGTACGGAAGTTGGTCGGCACAGATTATCGCATGATTATCCCGATGTCAGCCCTCGTTGGTGGAGCCTTTATGGTTGGTGCTGATACATTAGCGCGCGTGATGTTTGCTCCGATCGAAACGCCAGTCGTAGCCATTATCTCTGTGTGTGGACTTCCATTTTTCCTATGGGTAGTTAAAACGCAAGGGAGAGAGTTCGCATGA
- a CDS encoding ribonucleoside-diphosphate reductase subunit alpha — MEKISVQVKENWLEEFQLPDHDKEVIHTLSRQDAMSYALDRVAMDQPDWTFVAARYYLEELYEKAQVNRKEREGTIYGDFYSLIQLLTEKGIYDKKLLESYSKKEIDELGKLIDPSKDKKFTFMGLFLLADRYLARDYDKNTMELPQERFLIIAMTLMQKENKEKRMERIQEAYWALSNLYMTVATPTLSNAGKSYGQLSSCFIDTVDDSLDGIYTSNWDVARLSKDGGGIGLYFGKVRALGSDIKGFKGNSSGVIPWIRLVNDTAVSVDQLGQRQGAVAVYLDLFHRDIMNGFLDLKTNNGDERRKAHDVFPGVSIPDLFMHKLQEKDADGKSVGMWHTFCPHEVKKVMGWKDEAGNALGLEDFYDETDVRHFSKKYEEAVAHPLLPRKSYRAMEIMKRIMVSQLETGTPYMFYRDEVNRQNPNKKELGRTSVYCSNLCTEIAQNMSSTTIKEEYVNADGDLVIVRKPGEFVVCNLSSLHLPNVVEAEELERVISIQMRMLDNVIDLNTISVGQAQLTNQRYRAVGLGTFGWHHLLAKKHIQWESEEAVQYADELYEDIAYYTIKASNELAEEKGTYHAFKDSEWENGTYFTRRSYTSEKWKELRDRVAHTGVRNGWMMAVAPNSSTAKIAGSTDGIDPIYSLEYAEEKKNFKLKVTPPDLTHHTYPYYLKARHQLDQNFSIRQNAARQRHVDQGISFNLYVPHTIAAKELLDLHVEAWRNGLKTTYYVRSTSQAEIEACEACQS, encoded by the coding sequence GAGCGGGAAGGAACCATATACGGAGATTTTTATTCTCTTATTCAACTTTTGACGGAAAAAGGAATATACGATAAAAAACTTCTTGAGAGTTATTCTAAAAAAGAAATTGATGAGCTTGGGAAGTTAATTGATCCATCTAAAGATAAAAAATTTACCTTTATGGGATTATTCCTATTAGCCGATCGTTATCTAGCTCGTGACTATGATAAAAATACGATGGAGCTCCCGCAGGAACGCTTTTTAATTATTGCTATGACACTTATGCAAAAAGAGAATAAGGAAAAGCGGATGGAGCGTATTCAAGAAGCTTACTGGGCGTTAAGTAATTTATATATGACTGTTGCTACACCTACGCTTTCTAACGCTGGTAAGAGCTATGGACAGTTATCTTCTTGTTTTATAGATACTGTCGATGATTCACTAGACGGGATTTATACATCTAATTGGGACGTAGCTAGATTAAGTAAAGACGGAGGCGGAATTGGTCTTTATTTTGGTAAAGTACGTGCGCTTGGATCAGATATTAAAGGCTTTAAAGGCAATTCGTCTGGTGTTATCCCGTGGATTCGTCTTGTTAATGATACCGCTGTGAGCGTTGATCAGCTTGGTCAACGACAAGGCGCAGTGGCAGTCTATCTCGATCTTTTCCATCGAGATATTATGAATGGATTTTTAGACTTAAAGACGAATAATGGAGACGAGCGTCGTAAAGCGCACGATGTGTTCCCAGGAGTATCGATTCCAGACCTGTTTATGCACAAGCTCCAGGAGAAAGATGCTGATGGTAAGAGCGTTGGCATGTGGCATACGTTTTGCCCGCATGAGGTGAAAAAAGTGATGGGGTGGAAGGACGAAGCCGGCAATGCACTTGGACTCGAGGACTTCTATGATGAGACGGATGTTCGCCACTTCTCTAAAAAGTACGAAGAGGCAGTTGCGCATCCGCTCCTACCGCGTAAATCGTATCGAGCAATGGAAATCATGAAGCGTATTATGGTATCACAGCTTGAAACTGGTACGCCGTACATGTTTTATCGCGATGAAGTGAACCGTCAAAACCCTAATAAAAAGGAGCTTGGTCGTACCTCTGTTTATTGCAGTAACTTGTGTACAGAGATTGCCCAAAATATGTCCTCTACAACAATTAAAGAAGAGTATGTAAATGCGGATGGGGATCTCGTTATTGTAAGAAAACCGGGAGAGTTTGTCGTATGTAATTTATCGTCTCTCCATTTACCTAACGTTGTAGAAGCGGAAGAGCTTGAGCGTGTCATCTCCATTCAAATGAGAATGCTTGATAACGTTATTGATTTAAATACGATTTCGGTTGGACAGGCGCAGCTTACGAATCAGCGTTATCGTGCGGTTGGTCTTGGCACATTTGGTTGGCACCATCTCCTCGCTAAAAAACATATTCAGTGGGAGAGTGAGGAGGCTGTTCAATACGCGGATGAGCTTTACGAAGATATCGCGTATTACACCATTAAAGCTTCTAACGAGTTAGCAGAAGAAAAAGGAACGTATCACGCGTTTAAAGACTCTGAGTGGGAAAACGGAACGTACTTTACTAGAAGATCTTACACGTCAGAGAAGTGGAAAGAGCTTCGTGATCGTGTAGCTCATACAGGCGTCCGAAACGGCTGGATGATGGCTGTAGCACCAAACTCTTCAACGGCTAAAATCGCTGGTTCAACAGATGGAATTGATCCTATTTATTCGTTAGAGTATGCGGAGGAAAAGAAAAACTTTAAGCTAAAGGTTACTCCACCTGATTTAACGCATCACACATACCCTTACTACCTTAAGGCGCGTCATCAGTTAGACCAAAACTTTAGTATTCGTCAAAACGCTGCTAGACAACGACATGTTGATCAGGGAATTAGCTTTAATCTGTACGTGCCACACACGATTGCGGCTAAAGAGCTCTTAGATTTACATGTAGAGGCTTGGAGGAATGGACTTAAAACAACTTATTACGTAAGAAGTACGTCTCAAGCTGAGATTGAAGCGTGCGAAGCGTGCCAAAGCTAA
- a CDS encoding Gfo/Idh/MocA family protein yields the protein MSNITNWGILSGANIARSQLVPAIKEAHNATLVAVATRRDAEALKEEWGAEKGYGTYDELLNDSSIDAVYIPLPNALHKEWVIKALEKGKHVLVEKPAAISSADIEEMQEASERTGKLWMEAFMYRFHPQHAHVKQLIADKAIGEVKRIRSSFSFNMDLTKDDIRLDPSLGGGSLFDVGSYCVNVSRYLLDEEPIHVFAASRQVEGIKVDISTSALLTFSNVDVNLESSFDEVQVNRYEVIGTSGRIEVPFAFRPDQNPNNGKGEVFLRGADGSVLEYKTFSGNQYTLQVEHFSECIQTGATPSYTMEDTKNNMIVIERLYEASKSYSSK from the coding sequence ATGAGCAACATCACAAATTGGGGAATATTAAGTGGAGCTAATATTGCCCGTAGTCAGCTAGTCCCTGCTATTAAAGAAGCACATAACGCGACATTAGTTGCAGTTGCAACGAGAAGAGACGCGGAGGCTCTCAAAGAGGAATGGGGCGCAGAGAAAGGTTATGGGACCTATGACGAACTTTTAAATGATTCCTCTATAGATGCTGTTTATATTCCACTTCCAAACGCGTTACATAAAGAATGGGTGATAAAAGCCTTAGAGAAAGGAAAGCACGTGCTTGTGGAGAAACCCGCTGCCATCTCTTCTGCTGATATTGAGGAGATGCAAGAAGCAAGTGAGCGAACAGGCAAGCTTTGGATGGAGGCATTTATGTATCGTTTCCACCCGCAGCACGCGCACGTAAAACAACTTATTGCAGACAAAGCAATTGGTGAAGTAAAGCGTATTCGTTCTTCCTTCTCTTTTAATATGGACCTTACAAAAGATGACATTCGCCTTGATCCTAGTTTAGGAGGCGGTAGCTTATTTGACGTAGGGAGCTACTGTGTGAATGTGAGTCGCTACCTTTTAGATGAGGAACCGATCCATGTCTTTGCAGCTTCTAGACAAGTAGAAGGAATTAAAGTAGATATTTCTACGTCTGCTTTACTAACATTTTCAAACGTAGATGTAAATCTTGAATCAAGTTTTGATGAAGTTCAAGTGAATCGCTATGAGGTAATCGGGACATCAGGTAGAATAGAGGTACCTTTTGCCTTTAGACCCGACCAAAATCCGAACAACGGTAAAGGCGAAGTCTTCTTGCGTGGCGCCGATGGATCCGTCTTAGAATATAAAACGTTCAGTGGAAATCAGTATACGCTTCAAGTAGAGCACTTCTCTGAATGTATCCAAACTGGTGCGACGCCATCCTACACAATGGAAGATACAAAAAATAACATGATCGTTATTGAACGTTTGTATGAAGCAAGCAAATCATATTCTAGCAAGTAG
- a CDS encoding DEAD/DEAH box helicase has product MKVIYMVEHTLLTSLPDYVQEAFGRAGFTEWTKIQEEAIPKALTGENLIMEAPTGSGKTLAYLLPALNKVDPAKKQAQVLIVVSSRELAMQQLEDAQEWTQGSGITVASMIGGANVKRQQEKLKKKPHIIIGTPGRLIELLQSKKLKLHEVSTLIFDEADQLFAKEHIKEVDALMKAVVRDCQRIVCSATIPPHVEELVVERMEAEIVRVSRSEEEKQNVEHVYLIAERRDKSKLLAKLIHLEGFYGLGFCNDIHELEKFAERLEFRGNSIGVLHGTTSKLERELAMRGFREGAVPMLMATDVASRGLDIDDVTHVVQLDLANDIHQYVHRSGRTGRAGKSGTVVSIVTDGERERLLKFGEKLGIDIVQKSLSRGKLV; this is encoded by the coding sequence ATGAAGGTGATCTACATGGTTGAACATACATTACTTACGTCCTTACCTGATTATGTACAGGAAGCGTTTGGACGTGCAGGATTTACAGAGTGGACAAAGATTCAAGAGGAAGCTATTCCTAAGGCGCTAACTGGAGAAAATCTTATCATGGAGGCGCCAACGGGTTCCGGTAAAACCCTTGCTTATTTATTGCCTGCTTTAAATAAGGTTGATCCAGCCAAGAAACAAGCTCAGGTGCTAATCGTTGTTTCCTCACGAGAGCTTGCAATGCAGCAGCTTGAAGACGCGCAAGAATGGACACAAGGAAGCGGAATTACTGTCGCATCCATGATCGGTGGTGCCAATGTCAAGCGTCAGCAAGAAAAGCTAAAGAAAAAGCCTCACATTATTATAGGAACACCAGGCCGATTAATCGAGCTCCTACAGTCAAAGAAACTAAAGCTACATGAAGTATCAACACTCATCTTTGATGAAGCAGATCAGTTGTTTGCAAAGGAGCATATAAAAGAAGTAGATGCCTTAATGAAGGCAGTCGTGCGTGATTGTCAGCGCATCGTGTGTTCGGCAACCATTCCACCACATGTAGAAGAACTAGTGGTCGAACGAATGGAAGCGGAAATTGTTCGTGTATCTCGCTCAGAAGAAGAAAAGCAAAACGTCGAGCACGTTTATCTTATTGCAGAGCGCAGAGATAAATCGAAGCTATTAGCAAAGCTGATTCATTTAGAAGGCTTTTATGGGCTAGGCTTTTGTAATGATATCCACGAGCTGGAGAAATTTGCAGAAAGACTTGAGTTTAGAGGGAATTCTATTGGGGTGCTCCATGGAACAACGTCGAAGCTTGAAAGAGAGCTTGCAATGAGAGGCTTTAGAGAAGGCGCAGTGCCGATGCTGATGGCAACGGATGTAGCATCTAGAGGGCTCGATATTGATGATGTCACACATGTCGTACAGTTAGATTTAGCCAATGACATTCACCAATACGTGCATCGATCTGGACGGACAGGACGAGCTGGTAAATCTGGAACAGTCGTTTCCATCGTGACAGATGGTGAACGAGAGCGTCTATTAAAGTTTGGTGAGAAGCTCGGCATTGATATCGTACAAAAATCATTATCTAGAGGAAAGCTCGTTTAA
- a CDS encoding ABC transporter ATP-binding protein, translating into MMKLEAANLSVSYGDKTIVHNITVELPVNQLTTIIGPNGCGKSTLLKSLTRIMAPSNGAVLLDGKSIKEEPTKKLAQKMAILPQMQEDTNGLTVAELVSYGRFPYQKGFGRLSKHDKEMIDWALEATSMQQFKHHPVDALSGGQRQRVWIAMALAQETEVIFLDEPTTYLDMAHQLEVLELLDKLNKLENRTIIMVLHDLNQAARYSDTIIAMKDGRIVKQGGPEDIMQPEMLAELYHIDALIGRDPRTKKPILMSYHLMEDEKDEKTFWVNRG; encoded by the coding sequence GTGATGAAGCTAGAAGCAGCGAATCTAAGCGTAAGCTACGGCGATAAAACAATCGTTCATAATATAACGGTAGAATTACCGGTCAATCAATTGACGACGATTATCGGACCTAATGGATGTGGCAAATCAACATTACTAAAATCATTAACTCGTATTATGGCACCCTCAAATGGGGCAGTCTTACTTGACGGGAAATCGATTAAAGAGGAGCCTACGAAAAAGCTTGCTCAAAAGATGGCGATTTTACCTCAAATGCAAGAGGATACGAATGGTTTAACGGTGGCTGAATTAGTGTCTTACGGTCGTTTCCCCTACCAAAAAGGGTTTGGGCGCTTGTCGAAGCATGATAAGGAAATGATTGATTGGGCGCTTGAAGCGACTTCTATGCAACAGTTTAAACATCACCCGGTCGATGCACTATCCGGTGGTCAAAGGCAGAGAGTGTGGATTGCGATGGCTTTAGCTCAGGAGACGGAAGTGATCTTTTTAGATGAGCCAACGACGTACCTTGATATGGCCCACCAGCTTGAAGTGCTAGAGCTACTGGATAAACTGAATAAGCTTGAAAACCGAACAATCATTATGGTTTTACATGACCTCAATCAAGCAGCGAGATATTCCGATACAATCATTGCGATGAAAGATGGTCGAATCGTGAAGCAGGGTGGTCCGGAGGATATTATGCAGCCGGAGATGCTTGCGGAGCTATATCATATCGATGCCTTAATCGGCAGAGACCCACGTACAAAAAAACCGATTTTAATGAGTTATCATTTGATGGAGGATGAGAAAGATGAAAAGACTTTTTGGGTTAATCGCGGCTAG
- a CDS encoding TIGR04104 family putative zinc finger protein encodes MNIVLPKCATCGYQFKRHQLLAFVYSKKCPSCQAENFVTKKSRLKSGGFNVAMLILFLIVSRIPVGSALYVFVCLGVVLLAIVYTHPRLLRFTKTDQDIFSNK; translated from the coding sequence GTGAATATTGTGTTACCTAAATGTGCTACCTGTGGCTATCAATTTAAACGACATCAGCTTTTAGCTTTTGTTTACTCAAAAAAATGTCCGTCTTGCCAAGCGGAGAATTTTGTTACGAAAAAAAGCCGCTTAAAGTCTGGCGGATTTAATGTTGCTATGCTTATTTTATTTTTGATCGTTAGTCGCATACCTGTTGGATCTGCTTTGTATGTTTTTGTTTGTTTAGGAGTGGTGCTTCTAGCTATCGTATATACGCATCCAAGACTCCTTAGGTTTACTAAGACTGATCAGGATATTTTTTCAAACAAATAA